The following proteins come from a genomic window of Maylandia zebra isolate NMK-2024a linkage group LG22, Mzebra_GT3a, whole genome shotgun sequence:
- the lratd2a gene encoding protein LRATD2a has translation MGNQMDRLSHLSYAEVPTVDPNGVDAEDGPRIGVSYIFSNDDDELEDGCAVDGSDKDPNQEEKQYDQRDEVECAVYNRDECIYEKSAKSVNLEVYSPENLLNKCKPGDLVEFVATGQYPHWAVYVGDFQVVHLHRAEVKNRFLTDASQGRRCRIVNELYKFKALGQDMVVQNAMEQVGLKDRELSWRNSECFAAWCRFGKREFKMGGEIRIGKQPYRLKIFMTGKQPHVLEFQSLEDMIMEKRRNDHLGRTAVLRELAAHYSRMEEIKSEPGAE, from the coding sequence ATGGGGAACCAGATGGACAGGCTGTCGCATTTAAGTTACGCAGAAGTTCCCACAGTGGACCCCAACGGCGTGGACGCCGAGGACGGTCCGCGGATCGGCGTCTCTTACATATTTTCCAACGACGACGACGAGCTGGAGGACGGCTGCGCGGTAGACGGCTCCGATAAAGACCCGAATCAGGAAGAGAAACAGTACGACCAGCGCGACGAGGTGGAATGCGCCGTCTACAACAGAGACGAATGCATTTACGAGAAGAGCGCAAAGTCGGTGAACCTGGAAGTTTACTCCCCAGAGAATCTGCTAAACAAATGCAAACCAGGTGATCTGGTGGAGTTTGTGGCTACGGGTCAGTACCCGCACTGGGCGGTGTATGTGGGAGACTTCCAGGTGGTGCACCTGCACAGAGCCGAGGTAAAGAACCGCTTTCTGACCGATGCGAGTCAAGGGAGGAGGTGTCGGATTGTTAACGAGCTGTACAAATTCAAAGCTCTGGGTCAGGACATGGTGGTGCAGAACGCGATGGAGCAGGTGGGATTAAAGGACCGGGAGCTGAGCTGGAGAAACTCTGAGTGTTTTGCAGCCTGGTGCAGGTTCGGCAAGAGGGAGTTCAAAATGGGTGGGGAGATACGCATAGGCAAGCAGCCCTACAGGTTGAAAATATTCATGACGGGCAAACAGCCGCACGTGCTGGAGTTTCAGAGTTTGGAGGACATGATCATGGAGAAGAGGAGGAACGATCACCTGGGCAGGACAGCCGTGCTTCGGGAGCTGGCCGCTCATTACAGCAggatggaggagatcaaaagcGAGCCGGGAGCTGAATGA